The DNA region TGATTCTGTAAGTCGTCATGAAATCGTTTTATTGCTCTGCATTCTTTCCTATTAAGATCTCCTTTTATGAATGCTGTCTTAACATGCCTGAGATAAGTAGAAAGCTAACTTGAAAGCAAATTTTAAATCTTTGGGTCACTTATCCGAGTTTTACTATCTGCATCTGAAGCTCTCAAATTTTTTGCATGAATTGCAGATAATCTTGACTCATGAACATGCTGATGCAGTACTTGGCCTGGATGATATACGTTCTGTGCAACCATTTAGTCCTACGAATGATATTGAGCCTACTCCAATTTTTGTAAGCCAATACGCTATGGACAGGTAATAAACATAGTCATGGTCTTTGGAAATTTCGGTTTGACCTTTTAGGCTCTGAAGCTGTAGACAATCTCGTGCTTTTTTTGAAAACAGCCTTGCTGTGAAGTTCCCGTATTTGGTTCAGAAGAAACTTAAAGAAGGCCAAGAAGTTAGGCGAGTAGCACAGCTAGATTGGAGAATAATTGAAGAAGATTGTGAGAAGCCATTTGTTGCTTCAGACTTATCATTCACGCCACTTCCAGTAAGTTTCTCAAAGCCTACGAATAACTAGTGAATCATGGCTCCCTGCTAATCTATGTGGAGACTCAATCTTATTAATGCCGCAGGTGATGCATGGAGAAGACTATGTATGTCTTGGTTTCCTTTTTGGTGAAAAATCAAGAGTGGCATATATATCTGATGTATCACGTTTTCCTCCAAACACCGAGCATGGTAAGTGTAACGAATTTGCTTGGTGCGGCTGCATTTTGATATACATGAAGAAGATGTTTCAGACTTCATTTGCCTTTGTTTTAACACAGTTATATCAAAATCTGGTGGTGGACAATTGGATCTCCTTATCTTGGATACATTATATAAGGTAACACAGATCATTGATTATGCactaaagtttgaatttttaagtTCAGTGTGAGCTAATGTTTTCACATTCTTTGTCCTTAACTGTGATTGCAGACAGGATCCCACAACACGCACTTATGTTTCCCGCAGGTTAGCATAATTGAAAGCTAAGGTGTGGTTTTTCTTTTATGGTGTATGTATGCTTACTTTTTTTCTCTGTAGACACTAGACACAATCAAAAGACTGAGTCCGAAAAGGGCTCTTCTAATCGGAATGACTCACGAGTTTGATCACCACAAGGACAACGAGTATCTTGAAGAATGGTCTAAAAGGTAATAAAACTAATGAAAAAGCCTTAATTACATTATCCATCTGACGAATCCATACCATAGAAAGAGAGAAGTAATCTTACTTGCTGcaatgttttggtttgttagGGAAGGGATTCCAGTAAAACTCGCTCACGATGGCTTGAGAGTGCCAATAGACCTATAAAGAGGTAAAAATGATTACTTGGTCTTCCCATTAAGAAACTAAGAACATTAATATTGTCTTCTTATATTTTAACTGAGCTCTGGTTCTTGAATATCTTTAGGCTTGATTATCTAAGTTACAAGATGTGGATGCTTGTGGGTCTTCTTGTCTTTAAGAAGATACAGAGAGGGAGAGGCAGacatggagaagaaagaaacg from Camelina sativa cultivar DH55 chromosome 3, Cs, whole genome shotgun sequence includes:
- the LOC104777057 gene encoding putative hydrolase C777.06c translates to MMDALIPMENGTVSSDRDKSALIFLGTGCSSAVPNAMCLIQRSDSPCYVCYQSLSIPPERNPNYRGNTSMLIDYCQSDGKHKYIQIDVGKTFREQVLRWFTLHKIPQVDSIILTHEHADAVLGLDDIRSVQPFSPTNDIEPTPIFVSQYAMDSLAVKFPYLVQKKLKEGQEVRRVAQLDWRIIEEDCEKPFVASDLSFTPLPVMHGEDYVCLGFLFGEKSRVAYISDVSRFPPNTEHVISKSGGGQLDLLILDTLYKTGSHNTHLCFPQTLDTIKRLSPKRALLIGMTHEFDHHKDNEYLEEWSKREGIPVKLAHDGLRVPIDL